A portion of the Chaetodon trifascialis isolate fChaTrf1 chromosome 7, fChaTrf1.hap1, whole genome shotgun sequence genome contains these proteins:
- the zhx2a gene encoding zinc fingers and homeoboxes protein 2a: MSSRRKASTPCMIRPDQTMVELDDEAEESHDMEITAENHTEEGPMETDLATEMEPSVELDPPTAPDKPATEPPDLSKPQRRQQGGYECKYCPFSTQNLNTFKEHVDANHPNVILNPLYLCAVCNFNTKKFDTLTEHNERCHPGESNFKFKRIKMNNQTILEQTIEGCSNSAVIYNTPSAVSGKGDELGALPLSKPTTVKIGKPKIMPSDNKRTESLLGKLTPDLAKKPITALNVNGTVIIPESTLLKADSLSHIMPSLQRPLNYTQVPKIAVPLNTTKYNPSLDDNLTLISSFNKFPYPTQAELSWLTAASKHPEEQIKVWFTTQRLKQGISWSPEEVEEARKKMFNGTISSVPQTFTVVAPQLNSQSSTNLSAPAAASKAMQPGASVLQSLPCQLLGQTSLVLTPVANGSTVSCAPLALTVANQVAQSLKRPLASSVITTDSKRPSIIQTISAPMVTSKLVSPKVLSFTVDPNKTAEQLSVLRSSYTQCPFPEEDEIYRLIETTGLSRGEIKKWFSEQRLLNLKGVPPPPVLVKAEVTPSPKDGPVKKAVPSQFPLLERVKGKSSEQLKALEESFQRSSSPKEADIDQLAQETRLSKTEVDCWFSERRGLRDNMEKALLTMASKNTEDRGERPGALLNGASHHREQDGKSLRASPHPPVLSSSSSSSSPPVLAVSSPHPPALSSSASPPILTSSSSSSPHPPILSASTSPAPITSRSLTLLREMFCRTQWPSPEEYSQLEVQTSLGRTDIVRWFKDHRSALKSGDTLDWMEAFQKQNPVEQQKAGQEQNGQSSETDQSVSLEVKAVKAEEAGENAAAAVEHSKLSEQDKVQWLTDRLAHSVADLSRTRPDQTSSSTADKGRWVKVTVAVGDEGEEAVERQRLATDADILTLEQPGRVTG; encoded by the exons ATGTCCAGTCGACGGAAGGCCTCCACTCCCTGTATGATCCGGCCAGACCAGACCATGGTGGAGCTGGACGATGAGGCGGAGGAATCACATGACATGGAG atAACAGCGGAGAACCATACTGAGGAGGGACCTATGGAGACAGATCTCGCCACAGAGATGGAGCCTTCTGTGGAATTGGACCCCCCCACCGCTCCAGACAAACCAGCTACAGAGCCCCCAGACCTTTCCAAGCCTCAGCGCAGGCAGCAGGGGGGCTACGAGTGTAAATACTGCCCCTTTTCCACACAGAACCTCAACACTTTCAAAGAACACGTCGACGCCAACCACCCTAACGTCATCCTCAACCCCCTGTACCTGTGCGCCGTCTGTAACTTCAACACAAAGAAGTTCGACACCCTGACGGAACACAACGAGAGGTGTCACCCGGGGGAGAGCAACTTCAAATTCAAACGCATCAAAATGAACAATCAGACAATCCTGGAGCAGACGATAGAGGGCTGCAGTAACAGCGCAGTCATCTACAACACACCCAGCGCCGTTTCCGGCAAAGGGGACGAACTCGGCGCTCTGCCGCTCAGCAAACCCACCACGGTCAAGATCGGTAAACCAAAAATAATGCCGTCGGATAATAAACGGACAGAGTCTCTTTTGGGAAAACTGACCCCAGACTTGGCCAAGAAACCAATCACAGCGCTCAATGTGAACGGGACGGTCATCATCCCCGAGTCAACTCTACTCAAAGCAGACAGCCTTTCTCACATCATGCCTTCCCTACAGCGGCCTCTAAACTATACCCAG GTGCCGAAGATCGCAGTGCCCCTCAACACAACCAAATACAACCCCTCCCTGGATGACAACCTGACACTCATCTCCTCCTTCAACAAGTTCCCCTACCCGACACAGGCTGAGCTCTCCTGGCTCACCGCAGCCTCCAAACATCCAGAGGAGCAAATCAAAGTCTGGTTCACCACACAGAGGCTCAAACAGGGCATTAGCTGGTCTCCTGAGGAG GTGGAGGAAGCCAGGAAGAAAATGTTCAACGGTACAATCTCCTCTGTGCCTCAGACCTTCACCGTGGTAGCTCCTCAGCTCAACTCTCAATCTTCCACCAACCTGTCTGCCCCCGCTGCAGCCTCCAAAGCCATGCAGCCGGGAGCGTCTGTCCTGCAGTCCCTCCCCTGTCAGCTCCTGGGACAGACCAGCCTGGTGCTGACTCCTGTAGCTAATGGCTCCACCGTCTCCTGTGCGCCGCTGGCACTCACCGTGGCTAACCAG GTGGCACAGTCGCTCAAGCGGCCCCTGGCCTCCTCTGTGATCACCACAGACAGCAAACGACCCTCCATCATTCAAACCATCTCGGCGCCCATGGTCACGTCCAAGCTGGTGTCGCCCAAAGTGCTGAGTTTCACAGTTGACCCCAACAAAACGGCCGAGCAGCTGTCAGTGCTGAGGTCCAGCTACACACAGTGTCCTTTCCCTGAGGAAGATGAG ATCTACAGGCTGATAGAGACCACCGGGCTGTCCAGAGGAGAGATAAAGAAGTGGTTCAGTGAACAGAGGCTCCTTAATCTCAAAG GTGTTCCTCCACCTCCAGTGCTGGTGAAAGCAGAGGTGACACCATCACCCAAAGATGGTCCCGTAAAGAAAGCAGTCCCCAGCCAGTTCCCCCTGCTGGAGAGGGTGAAGGGGAAATCATCCGAGCAGCTGAAGGCGCTGGAGGAGAGTTTCCAGAGGAGCAGCTCTCCAAAGGAGGCGGATATTG ACCAGCTGGCCCAGGAGACCCGGCTGTCCAAGACCGAGGTGGACTGCTGGTTTTCAGAGCGCAGGGGGCTCAGAGACAACATGGAGAAAGCGTTACTCACCATGGCGTCAAAGAACacggaggacagaggagagcgGCCGGGAGCGCTGCTGAACGGGGCCTCGCACCATCGGGAGCAGGATGGAAAATCTCTACGcgcctctcctcatcctcccgtcctgtcctcatcctcctcctcatcctcccctcccGTGCTCGCGGTGTCCTCCCCTCATCCACCAGCCCTCTCCTCCTCGGCGTCACCTCCCATCCTcacttcatcctcctcttcttctccccaTCCTCCCATCCTGTCGGCCTCCACGAGCCCGGCCCCCATCACCAGCCgctccctcaccctcctcagAGAG ATGTTCTGTCGGACGCAGTGGCCATCTCCTGAAGAGTACAGCCAGCTGGAGGTCCAAACGAGCCTGGGACGCACCGACATTGTCCGCTGGTTCAAGGACCACCGCTCAGCGCTGAAGAGCGGCGACACTCTGGACTGGATGGAAGCTTTCCAAAAGCAGAACCCTGtggagcagcagaaagcaggaCAGGAGCAGAACGGCCAGAGTTCTGAGACCGACCAGAGCGTTTCTTTAGAAGTGAAGGCGGTGAAGG CGGAGGAGGCAGGTGAAAacgcagcagctgcagtagAGCACTCCAAGCTGTCCGAGCAAGACAAAGTCCAGTGGTTGACTGACAGATTAGCCCACAGCGTGGCGGACCTGAGCCGGACCAGACCGGACCAGACCAGCTCGAGCACAGCTGACAAAGGGAG GTGGGTAAAGGTGACCGTGGCTGTGGGGGACGAGGGTGAAGAGGCAGTGGAAAGACAGAGGCTGGCGACGGACGCTGACATTCTGACCTTGGAGCAGCCTGGGAGGGTCACTGGTTGA